GCCGATCCCCGGCCGTTCATCGCCGCCAAGCTGGAGGAGCGCGCGGCCCGCCACGAAAAGGCGGGCGCCGTCCGCTACAAGGTCGAGCCGAACGTCAAGGACGGCAAGGGCGGCTTGCGCGACCTCAACGCCCTGTTCTGGATCGCGCGGGCGCTCGCGCCCGAAAGCCGGCTGGGCGCCGCCGTGATGGACCCGCTGCTGACGGCGCGGGAGCGGCGCACTTTTGACGAGGCGTTCGACTTTCTGTGGCGGGTGCGCAGCCACCTGCACCTGATCGCCGGCCGCGCGGAAGAGAAGCTGACCTTTGACATGCAGCCGGAGGTGGCGCGGCGCATGGGCTGGCGCGGGCGGGGCGACGAACCGGCGGTGGAGCGGTTCATGCGACGCTATTTCCTGGTGGCGCGCGATGTGGGCGCCCTGACCCGCGCCCTGTCGGCCAAGCTTGAGGCGCGCCAGCACAAGCAGCCGCAGGGACTGTCGCGACTGGCCGCATCGCTGTTGCCGTCACGGCAGAAACGGATCGATGCGCCGGGGTTCTCCGTCTCGGGCGGGCGGCTGACGGTGAACGGACCCGAGGTGTTCGCGAACGATCCGGTGCAACTGCTGACCCTGTTCGTCCTGGCCGATCGGCACGACCTCGACCTGCATCCCGACGCCTTTTCGGCGGTGACGCGGTCCCTGTCGCGGGTGACGCCCCGGCTGAGGCGAGACCCGCGCGCGGCCAGCGCCTTTCTGGACATTCTGGCGCATGGACAGCGGCCTTATCGCGCGCTGACGGTGATGAACGAGACCGGGCTTCTGGGTCGCTTTCTGCCGGAATGGGGGCGGATCGTCGGCCAGACGCAGTTCAACATGTATCACGCCTATACGGTGGACGAGCACACGCTGCAGGCCATCGGCATCATCAACGACATCGCGCGCGGCAAGCTGAAGACCGACCATCCGGTGGCGTCGGAGATCGTGCACCTGATCGCGGACATGGAAGCCCTGATGCTGGCCATGCTGCTGCACGACGTCGGCAAGGGCGGCGAGCGGGGGCAGCTGGAGGACGGCGCCATCGCCGCGCGGCGGGCCTGCGAGCGACTGGGCGTCGATCCGCGCCGGATCGAGCTGGTGGTGTGGTTGGTCCGCAATCACCTGGCGCTGTCGGACTATGCGCAGAAGCGAGACCTCGGCGATCCGCAGACGGTGCGCGACTTCGCCCAACTGGTCGGCGATCCCGAGCGGCTGCGGCTCCTGCTGATCCTGACCGTGGCCGACATCAGGGCTGTCGGGCCGGGCGTGTGGAACGGTTGGAAGGGCCAGTTGATGCGCACCCTCTACAACCAGGTCAGCGCCCTGTTCCGGGGCGAGGACATGCGGCGGCCCGATCCGGTCAGCGAACACCCGGCGCTGGTCGAGCGGGCGAGAGCAGCGGGCGCAGCGGCGGAGGCCGCGCCGGTCGCGCCGGTGCAGGGGCTGACGGTGCAGGCGACCGAGCTGCGCGTCGCCGCCCAGGACCGGCCCGGTCTGTTCGCCGATCTGGCCCAGACCATCGCCGCCGCCGGCGCCGACATCACCGACGCGCGGGTGGCGACCACGGATCAGGGCCTGGTGCTGGACGTGTTCCGCATCCAGGACGGAGCATGCGCGCCCTATGGCCAGGCGGAGCCGCGCCGGCTGTCGCGATTGGTCGAGGCGGTGGAGCGGGCGGCGCGGGCCGAAGGCCGCATCGCGCGCGCGCCGGAATCCGCGCCCAGTGCCCGACGCGCGGTGTTCGAGGTCCGTCCCGTGGTGATGGTGGATCATCACGCCAGCGATGCGGCCACTGTGGTCGAGGTGTCCGGCGCCGACCGGCCGGGCCTGCTGGCGGCCCTGTCGCGAACCATCACCGAGCGTGGCCTGTCGATCCGCTCGGCCCATGTGGCCAGCTTCGGCGAGCGGGCGGTGGACAGCTTCTATCTGGTCGATGCGCGCGGGCGGAAGATCACCGACGAGGCGATCCTGGCCGAGCTGCGCGACGCCCTGCATGCGGTGCTGGAGCCGCCGCGCGCCCAGCCGCCCGGCCGCCAGGTGGTCGCCGCCCGCGCCAGCGCCCGCGACGTCTCCGACCTCGGCCGTCGCAGTCCGCGCGCCAAGCCCGTTTCGCCCGGCGAACAGGCGCGCTAAGCGAAGAACCGACGGCGCCCCGCCGCGCCCCAGGACCCTATTCCCGCGTGAAGCCTTCCGACCCCTTCGAACCGGCCGCTCCGGTCAACCAGGCCGTCGCCAACGGCGAGCCGGTGGTGCAGCCGCCCGCCGCCTCGACCACGACGGACAAGGTCGGCGGCGTCATGCGGTCGTCGGCCATCTTCTCGGGTCTGACGCTGGTCAGCCGGCTGGCGGGCTTCGCGCGCGACGTGGTGATCTCGGCGGCGCTGGGCGCCTCGTCCAGCCCGGCGGCGGACGCCTACAATACGGCGCTGAGCTTCCCCAACCTGTTTCGCCGCATCTTCGCCGAAGGGGCGTTCGCCGCCGCCTTTGTGCCGGCCTACGCCAAGACGCTGAAGACCGAGGGCGACATCGAAGCCGACCGGGTGGCCACCGATGCGTTGGCGGCGGTGGCGGCGGTGACGGTGGCGCTGACGATCGCCGCCCAACTGGCCATGCCGTGGCTAATGACGATCATCAACGTCGGCTTTCTGGACGATCCGGCGCGGTTCAAGCTGGCGGTGATCCTGACGCAGATCACCATGCCCTATCTGCCGTGCATGGCGGTGGCGGCGCTGCTCAGCGGGGTGCTGAACGCACGCGGGCGGTTCATCGTCTCGGGCGCCTATCCGATCCTGCTGAACCTGATCATGCTGGCCGTGGTGATCCCGGCGCGGGGCGGCCAGGTCGAGGCGGCGACGGCGGCGTCCTGGGGCGTGCTGGTCGCGGGCGTGGCGCAGGCCGGCCTGTGCTGGTGGGGGGCGCGCAAGGCGGGGGCGAACATCCGCCTGGCCCTGCCGCGTCTGACGCCGGCGGTGAAGGCCATCGTCATCACCGCCATTCCCGCCGCCATCGGCAACAGCGCGACCCAGATCAACGTCTTCATCTCGGGCAATCTTTCCAGCTTCGTGCCCGGCGGACGGACCTGGCTGGCCACGGCGGACCGGCTGTATCAGCTGCCGCTGGGATTGGTGGGGGTCGCCATCGGCATCGCCCTGCTGCCTCGGCTGTCGGCGGCGGTGGCGTCAAAGGATCACGCGCAGCAGCAGGCCTCGATGGACGAGGCGCTGTGCCTGTCCATGGCCCTGACCCTGCCGGCGGCGGCGGCGCTGATGGCCATGCCTTATTTCCTGATCGACGCCCTGTTCACGCGCGGGGCGTTCCTGCAGGTGGATGCGGTGAACACCGCCCAGGCCCTGCTGCATTTCGGCTGGGGCGTGCCGGCCTTTGTGCTGATCCGCATTCTGGCGCCGGCCTTCTTCGCACGCGGCGACACCAAGACCCCGATGACCTTCGCCCTGGTGTCGGTGGCGGTGAATGCGGCCCTGGCGATCGGCCTCTTCAACCTGGGCATGGGCATAGCCGGGATCGCGGCGGCGGTGTCGGCGGCGGCGTGGAGCAATGCGCTGCTCCTGGCCTCGACCCTGTGGCGGCGCGGGGACTATCGGCCGAGCCCGGCCGCGGTTTCGCGCTTCTCGCGCATCGCCCTGGCCAGCGCGGGGCTGGCGGCGGTCGTGGGCCTGGCGTCCTGGGCGCGGCCGTGGATCGAGGCGCCGGTGGCGAGCCTTTTGAACGCCGTGCAGATGTCTGTCGGCGCCAAGGAAGTGTCCCTGCTGCTGGTCACGGCGGCCGGCGGCCTCGCCTATGTGGCGCTGGCGTTCGCAACGCGGGCGGTGACGGTGCGGGAGGTGAAGGGGCTGCTGCGGCGCGGCGGGCGCTGATCCGCTTGCTCTAAAGCCTCGCGTCGGGCATTGCCGCGCCATGTCCGACGCCGCTTCCGCCGATCCCGCCGTCTACGCCGGTCCCCGCCGCATCCTGTCCGGCATCCAGGCCTCGGGCGCCCTGCACCTGGGCAACTATCTGGGCGCATTGAAGCGGTTCACGGCGCTGCAGGAAACAGGCGCGCCGGTGTTCGTGTTCGTCGCCGACATGCACGCCATCACCGTGTGGCAGGACCCGCAGAAGCTGGCGGATCAGACGCGCGAGATCGCCGCCGCCTATCTGGCCTCGGGCCTTGACCCGGCCCGGTCGATCATCTTCCCGCAGTCGGCGGTGCGCGCGCACGCCGATCTCGCCTGGGTGTTCAACTGCGTCGCCCGCCTCGGCTGGCTGGATCGCATGACCCAGTTCAAGGAGAAATCGGGCAAGCACAAGGAGCGCGCCTCCGTCGGCCTCTACACCTATCCGGTGCTGCAGGCCGCCGATATCCTGCTGTACAAGGCGACGGAAGTGCCGGTCGGCGAGGACCAGAAGCAGCATCTGGAGCTGACCCGCGACATTGCCGCCAAGTTCAATACCGACTTCGGCGTGCCCGGCTTCTTTCCCCAGCCCGAACCGGTGATTCACGGACCGGCGACGCGGGTCATGTCCCTGCGCGACGGCTCGGCCAAGATGAGCAAGTCCGATCCTTCGGACCAGAGCCGGATCAACCTGACCGACGACGCCGACACTATCGCCGCCAAGATCCGCAAGGCGCGGACAGATGCCGAGCCGCTGCCCGACAGCCTGGACGGCCTGGCCGAACGGCCCGAGGCGCGCAACCTGGTGGCCATCTATGCCGCGCTGGCCAACACCAGCCGCGAGGCGGTGGTGGAGCAGTTCGCAGGCCAGGGCTTCGGCGCCTTCAAGC
The genomic region above belongs to Brevundimonas sp. PAMC22021 and contains:
- the glnD gene encoding [protein-PII] uridylyltransferase; protein product: MTALTLNLDQRLAAAARAPDVRAATAGVLREAYGAGRARAERRLEAGGEGRVVARLYAGAADEMLQALWTQATQVLWPVSAVEAERLSLLAVGGYGRGVLAPFSDLDLLFVRSGRATPRAEQVIGHVLHVLWDLGLKVGSAFRSIDEALSLAKADMTIRTTLLEARPLAGDAGLSDLLIARFQDMANRADPRPFIAAKLEERAARHEKAGAVRYKVEPNVKDGKGGLRDLNALFWIARALAPESRLGAAVMDPLLTARERRTFDEAFDFLWRVRSHLHLIAGRAEEKLTFDMQPEVARRMGWRGRGDEPAVERFMRRYFLVARDVGALTRALSAKLEARQHKQPQGLSRLAASLLPSRQKRIDAPGFSVSGGRLTVNGPEVFANDPVQLLTLFVLADRHDLDLHPDAFSAVTRSLSRVTPRLRRDPRAASAFLDILAHGQRPYRALTVMNETGLLGRFLPEWGRIVGQTQFNMYHAYTVDEHTLQAIGIINDIARGKLKTDHPVASEIVHLIADMEALMLAMLLHDVGKGGERGQLEDGAIAARRACERLGVDPRRIELVVWLVRNHLALSDYAQKRDLGDPQTVRDFAQLVGDPERLRLLLILTVADIRAVGPGVWNGWKGQLMRTLYNQVSALFRGEDMRRPDPVSEHPALVERARAAGAAAEAAPVAPVQGLTVQATELRVAAQDRPGLFADLAQTIAAAGADITDARVATTDQGLVLDVFRIQDGACAPYGQAEPRRLSRLVEAVERAARAEGRIARAPESAPSARRAVFEVRPVVMVDHHASDAATVVEVSGADRPGLLAALSRTITERGLSIRSAHVASFGERAVDSFYLVDARGRKITDEAILAELRDALHAVLEPPRAQPPGRQVVAARASARDVSDLGRRSPRAKPVSPGEQAR
- the murJ gene encoding murein biosynthesis integral membrane protein MurJ produces the protein MRSSAIFSGLTLVSRLAGFARDVVISAALGASSSPAADAYNTALSFPNLFRRIFAEGAFAAAFVPAYAKTLKTEGDIEADRVATDALAAVAAVTVALTIAAQLAMPWLMTIINVGFLDDPARFKLAVILTQITMPYLPCMAVAALLSGVLNARGRFIVSGAYPILLNLIMLAVVIPARGGQVEAATAASWGVLVAGVAQAGLCWWGARKAGANIRLALPRLTPAVKAIVITAIPAAIGNSATQINVFISGNLSSFVPGGRTWLATADRLYQLPLGLVGVAIGIALLPRLSAAVASKDHAQQQASMDEALCLSMALTLPAAAALMAMPYFLIDALFTRGAFLQVDAVNTAQALLHFGWGVPAFVLIRILAPAFFARGDTKTPMTFALVSVAVNAALAIGLFNLGMGIAGIAAAVSAAAWSNALLLASTLWRRGDYRPSPAAVSRFSRIALASAGLAAVVGLASWARPWIEAPVASLLNAVQMSVGAKEVSLLLVTAAGGLAYVALAFATRAVTVREVKGLLRRGGR
- the trpS gene encoding tryptophan--tRNA ligase, translated to MSDAASADPAVYAGPRRILSGIQASGALHLGNYLGALKRFTALQETGAPVFVFVADMHAITVWQDPQKLADQTREIAAAYLASGLDPARSIIFPQSAVRAHADLAWVFNCVARLGWLDRMTQFKEKSGKHKERASVGLYTYPVLQAADILLYKATEVPVGEDQKQHLELTRDIAAKFNTDFGVPGFFPQPEPVIHGPATRVMSLRDGSAKMSKSDPSDQSRINLTDDADTIAAKIRKARTDAEPLPDSLDGLAERPEARNLVAIYAALANTSREAVVEQFAGQGFGAFKPALADLAVEALAPVTAEMRRLMNDPAEIDRVLADGAERAASVADPVVEEVKRIVGFWRA